The proteins below are encoded in one region of Drosophila santomea strain STO CAGO 1482 chromosome 2R, Prin_Dsan_1.1, whole genome shotgun sequence:
- the LOC120447121 gene encoding ATP-dependent DNA/RNA helicase DHX36 — MQRNRDSSGSQARKGNRPPGLRGKDIGMYYRNLARQRKKDHGEDADPKEPQIRLGCNVSAPSGVLERVKEFMEHYSQAPATEDKYVDAQFKQQFRHLLSVNFEEFVLETKNRNADLDCVNPKLDERLQLELEQRQLEENGRKRLAARKKLPTMKYADEIVQAVCENQVILIVGSTGCGKTTQVPQILLDDAISRGCASSCRIVCTQPRRISAITIAEWVSYERCESLGNSVGYQIRLESRKPRERASITYCTTGVLLQQLQSDPLMHNLSVLILDEIHERSVETDLLMGLLKVILPHRPDLKVILMSATVREQDFCDYFNHCPMFRIEGVMFPVQMLYLEDVLSKTNYDFLKTRDRRTKRDLPERRMKHEAMIEPYLRRIRNSYDSRVLEKLRLPESEGCEDIDFIADLVYYICENEPEGAILVFLPGYDKISQLFNILDKPKTPKGQRWRDHMAVFPLHSLMQSGEQQAVFRRPPTGKRKVIISTIIAETSVTIDDVVYVINSGRTKATNYDIETNIQSLDEVWVTKANTQQRKGRAGRVRPGICYNLFTRAREDRMADIPTPEILRSKLESIILSLKLLHIDDPYRFLQTLINAPNPEAIKIGVELLKRIEALDQTGTLTPLGMHLAKLPIDPQMGKMILMSALFCCLDPISSAAAALSFKSPFYSPLGKESQVDEIKRRMARNMRSDHLLVHNTINAYRESRYSHTERDFCYKNFLSSVTLQQLERMKNQFSELLYNYKFIASSNCKDTASNKNSEKIPLLRAIIGAGLYPNMAHLRKSRQIKNRVRAIHTMATDDGRRVNFHPSSVNSGESGFDSAYFVYFQRQKSTDLYLLDSTMVFPMALIIFGDGVQAGVTENTPYLCVAKTYYFKCNQETADVVLELRSNLEKLLLKKALYPAPIEENGYEKQLIKAIELLLSLDESLGEDYISSDEIDDI; from the exons ATGCAGCGCAATAGGGACTCATCCGGCTCCCAAGCCCGCAAGGGCAACCGTCCACCGGGACTCAGGGGCAAGGACATCGGGATGTATTATCGCAATCTTGCCCGGCAGCGAAAAAAGGATCACGGCGAGGATGCAGACCCAAAAGAGCCGCAAATCCGCTTGGGCTGCAATGTCAGTGCTCCCAGTGGTGTGCTTGAGCGTGTGAAGGAGTTTATGGAGCACTACAGCCAAGCACCGGCCACGGAAGACAAATATGTCGATGCTCAGTTTAAGCAACAGTTTCGGCACCTTTTGAGTGTAAACTTTGAGGAATTTGTGCTGGAGACCAAGAACCGAAACGCGGACCTGGACTGCGTAAACCCCAAGCTGGACGAGAGACTGCAGCTTGAACTGGAACAACGCCAGTTGGAGGAGAATGGCAGGAAACGGCTGGCAGCACGGAAAAAGCTGCCCACCATGAAATACGCGGACGAAATTGTCCAGGCTGTGTGCGAAAACCAAGTAATTCTGATCGTCGGCAGTACTGGTTGTGGCAAGACCACTCAGGTGCCCCAAATCCTTCTTGACGACGCCATTTCCCGAGGATGTGCATCCTCGTGCCGAATCGTTTGCACTCAGCCACGAAGGATTTCAGCCATCACGATTGCTGAGTGGGTAAGTTACGAGCGCTGCGAGAGCCTGGGTAATTCGGTAGGCTACCAGATTCGTTTGGAGAGCAGAAAACCTAGGGAGAGAGCCTCCATCACATACTGCACCACAGGAGTTCTACTGCAACAGCTTCAATCGGATCCACTGATGCACAATCTTAGCGTCTTGATCTTGGATGAAATTCACGAACGCAGCGTGGAAACAGATCTACTAATGGGTCTTCTAAAGGTTATCCTGCCACACAGACCCGATCTAAAGGTGATCCTGATGAGTGCCACTGTGCGTGAGCAGGATTTCTGTGACTACTTCAACCACTGTCCCATGTTTCGCATCGAGGGCGTGATGTTCCCTGTGCAGATGCTCTATTTGGAGGATGTTCTGTCCAAGACGAACTACGATTTCCTAAAGACCCGCGATCGTCGCACCAAGCGGGATCTGCCTGAACGCAGGATGAAGCATGAGGCTATGATAGAACCGTATCTGCGACGCATCAGAAACTCGTACGATAGTCGTGTGCTCGAGAAGCTGCGTTTGCCTGAATCGGAGGGCTGCGAGGACATTGATTTTATTGCCGATTTGGTGTACTACATATGCGAAAACGAACCGGAGGGTGCCATTTTAGTATTCCTGCCTGGCTATGATAAGATCTCCCAACTGTTCAATATCTTGGATAAACCAAAGACTCCGAAGGGTCAAAGGTGGCGGGATCACATGGCTGTATTTCCATTACATTCCCTAATGCAATCAGGAGAACAGCAGGCAGTTTTCAGGCGACCACCGACGGGCAAACGTAAGGTCATAATCTCTACAATAATCGCCGAAACGTCGGTGACTATTGACGATGTGGTTTATGTGATAAACTCTGGCCGGACGAAGGCCACCAACTATGACATCGAAACGAACATACAGTCGCTAGATGAGGTTTGGGTGACCAAGGCAAATACCCAGCAGCGGAAAGGCAGAGCAGGTCGAGTACGGCCAGGAATATGCTATAATCTCTTCACCCGCGCTAGAGAGGATCGTATGGCCGATATTCCGACGCCGGAGATACTACGCTCCAAGCTGGAATCCATAATTTTGAGTCTTAAGCTGCTGCACATCGATGATCCATATCGGTTCTTGCAAACTCTTATTAATGCCCCCAATCCCGAGGCCATCAAAATTGGAGTGGAACTGCTGAAACG CATTGAGGCTTTGGACCAGACGGGCACTCTGACTCCACTGGGCATGCACCTGGCGAAGCTACCCATTGATCCGCAGATGGGAAAAATGATTCTGATGTCGGCACTCTTTTGTTGCTTGGATCCCATCAGTTCAGCGGCGGCCGCCTTGTCTTTTAAGTCCCCCTTCTACTCGCCTTTGGGTAAAGAGAGTCAAGTGGATGAAATCAAGCGAAGAATGGCCCGAAATATGCGAAGCGATCACCTGCTGGTGCACAATACCATTAATGCGTACCGCGAAAGCCGCTATTCGCACACGGAACGAGACTTTTGCTATAAGAATTTCCTCAGCTCCGTGACACTGCAGCAGTTGGAGAGGATGAAAAATCAGTTCAGTGAACTGCTCTACAACTACAA atttattgCATCTTCAAACTGCAAGGATACTGCATCTAACAAGAATTCAGAGAAGATTCCCCTCCTGAGGGCCATTATAGGAGCGGGACTCTATCCCAATATGGCGCACCTGCG AAAATCACGGCAGATCAAGAACAGAGTGCGCGCCATTCACACCATGGCAACAGATGATGGACGCCGTGTTAACTTCCATCCCTCCTCAGTGAACAGCGGAGAGAGTGGCTTTGACTCAGCATACTTTGTCTACTTCCAGCGCCAGAAATCCACCGATCTTTATCTGCTCGACTCCACAATGGTTTTTCCCATGGCACTGATCATTTTTGGAGATGGCGTGCAAGCGGGAGTGACTGAAAATACTCCATATCTATGCGTGGCTAAGACCTATTA TTTCAAATGCAATCAGGAAACTGCCGACGTAGTCTTAGAACTGAGAAGCAATTTGGAGAAATTGCTGTTAAAAAAGGCTTTGTATCCGGCGCCGATTGAGGAAAATGGATATGAAAAGCAGTTGATCAA AGCTATCGAATTGCTTCTCTCGCTGGACGAAAGTCTCGGCGAGGACTATATATCATCTGATGAAATTGATGACATCTAA
- the LOC120447122 gene encoding importin subunit beta: protein MTSDIAMQLIAILEKTVSPDKNELLSAKNFLEQAAASNLPEFLKALSEILVNTTNSAVARMAAGLQLKNHLTSKDEKISQQHQERWHQFPSEIRELIKNNILAALGTENTRPSCAAQCVAYVAVIELPINRWPMLIQTLVNKVVSEGSSEMHRESALEAIGYICQDIRFGVLENQSNDVLTAIIHGMRKVEPSNHVRLAATTALHNSLEFTKSNFEKDMERNFIMEVVCEATQCQDSQICVAALQCLVKVMTLYYQFMEPYMAQALFPITLAAMKSENDAVALQGIEFWSNVCDEEIDLAIESQEATDQGRAPQRVSKHYARGALQFLTPVLVEKLTKQDECDDEDTWSPAKASSVCLMVLATCCEDEIVPHVLPFIKENIESPNWRFRDAAVMTFGSVLNGLETNTLKPLVEQAMPTLIRLMYDTSVIVRDTTAWTFGRICDIIPEAAINKTYLQTLLECFVKSLKSEPRVAANVCWAFIGLSDAACEAAVTTEGETPETYALSPYFEYIITQLLETTDRSDGAQANLRGAAYEALMDMIKNSPLDCYLVVQRTTLVILERLNQVMQMETQINNHSDRHQFNDLQSLLCATLQSVLRKVHEQDAPQISDAIMTALLTMFNSSAGKSGGVQEDAFLAVSTLVELLGAQFAKYMPAFKDFLVMGLKNHQEYQVCCASVGLTGDIFRALKDLMVPYANEIMTVLINNLAEPTLHRSVKPQILSAFGDIALSIGSHFLTYLNMVLDMLRAASNLQTDANNFDMNEYINELRESVLEAYTGIIQGLKGVDQTAHPDVMHMEPHLMHIISFIKRIAQEGEVSDSMLASAAGFIGDLCTSFGPRLYPLLDDAIITQFLAEGKRSKAQRTKMLCTWAVKEIKKINTQVITQ, encoded by the exons ATGACTTCCGATATCGCCATGCAATTGATAGCCATTTTGGAGAAGACGGTGTCGCCAG ACAAAAATGAGTTGCTATCGGCGAAGAACTTCCTGGAGCAGGCGGCGGCCAGCAATCTGCCAGAATTTCTCAAGGCGCTGTCAGAGATCCTAGTGAACACGACCAACAGCGCGGTGGCGCGAATGGCAGCCGGTCTTCAGCTGAAGAACCACCTGACCAGCAAGGACGAGAAGATCAGCCAACAGCACCAGGAGCGCTGGCATCAGTTTCCCAGCGAAATCCGCGAGTTGATCAAGAATAAC ATCCTGGCTGCTTTGGGTACCGAGAACACGAGACCGTCCTGCGCCGCCCAGTGCGTAGCCTATGTCGCCGTGATCGAACTGCCCATAAACCGCTGGCCCATGCTCATTCAGACACTGGTGAACAAGGTGGTCAGCGAAGGATCAAGCGAGATGCATCGCGAGTCTGCGCTGGAGGCGATTGGCTACATCTGTCAGGACATTCGTTTCGGCGTCCTGGAGAATCAGTCCAACGATGTGCTGACTGCTATTATTCACGGCATGAGAAAGGTAGAACCAAGCAATCATGTACGCTTGGCTGCCACCACGGCCCTTCACAACTCACTGGAGTTTACCAAATCAAACTTTGAAAAGGACATGGAGCGCAACTTCATCATGGAGGTGGTGTGCGAGGCCACTCAGTGCCAGGACTCGCAAATCTGCGTCGCTGCTCTGCAGTGTCTGGTAAAGGTTATGACCCTCTACTACCAGTTCATGGAGCCCTACATGGCACAGGCTCTTTTTCCTATTACCTTGGCAGCCATGAAGTCCGAGAACGATGCTGTAGCGCTGCAAGGCATAGAGTTCTGGTCGAACGTCTGCGATGAGGAGATAGATCTGGCCATCGAAAGCCAGGAGGCCACCGATCAAGGCCGCGCTCCGCAGCGAGTATCCAAGCACTATGCTCGCGGTGCTCTGCAGTTCCTGACGCCCGTTCTCGTGGAGAAACTAACCAAGCAAGACGAGTGCGACGACGAGGACACCTGGAGCCCGGCGAAGGCCTCCTCTGTTTGCCTCATGGTGCTGGCCACCTGTTGCGAGGATGAGATTGTGCCACATGTGCTTCCCTTCATCAAGGAAAACATAGAGTCACCTAATTGGCGATTCCGCGACGCAGCGGTGATGACTTTCGGCTCCGTGTTGAATGGATTGGAGACCAATACTTTAAAGCCGCTCGTGGAGCAGGCAATGCCCACGCTTATTCGACTGATGTACGACACCAGTGTTATCGTTCGCGATACCACCGCCTGGACCTTCGGACGCATTTGCGAT ATAATTCCCGAGGCGGCTATCAACAAGACATATCTTCAAACTCTTCTGGAGTGCTTCGTGAAGAGCTTAAAGTCGGAGCCCCGTGTAGCGGCTAACGTGTGCTGGGCCTTCATTGGCCTTTCCGATGCCGCTTGCGAGGCAGCGGTCACCACCGAGGGAGAGACTCCGGAGACTTACGCCTTGTCCCCGTATTTTGAGTACATTATTACCCAGCTGCTGGAGACCACTGATCGATCGGATGGAGCACAAGCCAATTTGCGAGGCGCTGCTTACGAAGCACTGATGGATATGATCAAAAACTCGCCCCTGGATTGCTATTTGGTGGTCCAGCGCACCACGCTGGTGATTTTGGAGCGCTTAAACCAAGTGATGCAGATGGAAACCCAGATAAATAATCACAGCGATCGTCACCAGTTCAACGACCTACAATCGCTTCTGTGCGCCACTCTGCAAAGCGTTTTAAGGAAGGTCCATGAACAGGATGCTCCCCAAATTTCCGATGCTATCATGACCGCTCTGCTGACCATGTTTAATTCAAGTGCTGGAAAGTCGGGCGGAGTGCAGGAGGATGCCTTCCTGGCCGTTTCGACCCTGGTTGAACTTTTGGGAGCACAGTTCGCCAAGTACATGCCGGCTTTTAAGGACTTCCTCGTCATGGGTCTAAAGAATCATCAGGAGTACCAGGTCTGCTGCGCATCTGTTGGTCTTACCGGTGACATTTTCCGCGCCCTTAAGGACCTAATGGTGCCCTACGCCAACGAGATTATGACCGTATTGATAAACAATCTAGCGGAACCGACTTTACATCGAAGCGTCAAGCCCCAGATCCTGTCGGCTTTCGGGGATATTGCGTTGAGCATTGGCAGCCACTTCCTGACATATTTGAATATGGTTCTAGATATGTTGCGCGCTGCGTCCAATCTGCAG ACGGACGCCAACAACTTCGATATGAACGAATACATCAACGAGCTGCGTGAAAGCGTCCTTGAAGCCTACACCGGCATCATTCAGGGTCTTAAGGGCGTGGACCAGACTGCTCATCCTGACGTTATGCACATGGAGCCCCACCTGATGCACATTATTTCGTTCATCAAGCGCATCGCTCAGGAGGGCGAAGTGTCCGACTCGATGTTGGCCAGTGCCGCTGGCTTCATTGGCGATCTTTGCACTTCGTTCGGTCCGCGGCTGTACCCGCTGCTGGACGATGCCATCATTACACAATTCCTGGCCGAGGGCAAGCGCTCCAAGGCGCAGCGAACCAAGATGCTGTGCACCTGGGCCGTCAAGGAGATCAAAAAAATCAATACCCAGGTCATCACACAGTAG
- the LOC120447125 gene encoding guanine nucleotide-binding protein-like 1: MPQQRRKVAFSGKKKKDQMLQKRNTKGPPKYLRSTQESYEDSDVPETTRKLMEQPFARGGNRNKNVNRYNLQFYQEGKKELEQMKQEGFKPFEVLSPNQREVDDRYFSGCDFPVRPPWTLTESKEQLDRTENRYFKEYVDELQKKQRAGDSKELSLFELNLETWRQLWRVLEFSDILLIIVDVRYATLMFPPSLYDYIINTLKKHAIVVFNKVDLVEPHMVVAWRQYFHDRYPQLPVVLFASFLPRSRKGSQRGPQAHRRSMEGVYNIYKECQRYVQGEVDLTAWEQKIREDMRSDQLDILEDITTAVEGELKITSSIDTTPHEHVKYHSGVLTIGCIGFPNVGKSSLINALKGRKVVSVSRTPGHTKHFQTIFLTPLVRLCDCPGLVFPSSTPKSLQVLLGSFPISQLAVPYRSLKFLGEHLNLPQLLRLHLPEDYDEWSAVAISDAWAYKRGFLTAKAARPDRYRAANHILRMCLAGQQLLVLQFYPPGFEERREYWLQHSDVAEVRKYQQVELDEPESETNGDTSSVCSDTADSEDEDEDSSNDETNADEDDCAIEEDAPRSRNVFALLEDD, translated from the exons ATGCCACAGCAACGGCGCAAGGTGGCCTTTAGCGGCAAAAAGAAGAAGGACCAGATGCTGCAGAAGCGCAACACAAAAG GTCCGCCAAAGTATCTGAGGAGCACGCAGGAGTCGTACGAGGACAGCGATGTGCCGGAAACGACCAGGAAACTCATGGAGCAGCCCTTTGCACGCGGCGGAAATCGAAACAAGAACGTTAATCGCTATAATCTGCAGTTCTACCAGGAGGGCAAAAAGGAACTCGAGCAGATGAAACAGGAGGGATTTAAGCCGTTCGAGGTACTCAGTCCCAACCAGCGGGAAGTGGACGACCGATACTTCTCTGGCTGCGACTTCCCAGTTCGTCCACCTTGGACGCTTACAGAGTCCAAGGAACAGCTTGATCGCACCGAGAATCGGTACTTTAAG GAATACGTAGACGAGCTGCAAAAGAAGCAGCGTGCTGGAGACTCAAAGGAGCTCTCCCTGTTCGAGCTAAATCTGGAAACCTGGCGACAGTTATGGCGAGTCCTGGAGTTCTCGGACATCCTGCTGATCATTGTGGACGTGCGCTATGCCACGCTGATGTTTCCACCCTCACTGTACGACTATATTATCAACACGCTAAAGAAACATGCTATAGTCGTGTTCAACAAGGTGGATCTAGTCGAACCGCATATGGTGGTGGCTTGGAGGCAATACTTCCACGACCGTTACCCCCAGCTACCAGTGGTGCTCTTTGCATCTTTTCTCCCCCGGTCTCGCAAGGGAAGTCAACGTGGTCCTCAGGCCCATCGCAGGAGTATGGAAGGAGTGTATAATATATACAAGGAGTGCCAACGTTATGTCCAAGGAGAGGTAGATCTGACGGCCTGGGAACAGAAGATACGCGAGGACATGCGTAGTGATCAGCTTGACATCTTGGAAGATATAACAACGGCCGTGGAGGGTGAACTCAAGATTACCAGCAGTATCGACACCACGCCTCACGAACACGTTAAGTATCACAGTGGGGTTCTGACCATTGGGTGCATTGGATTTCCGAATGTCGGGAAATCGTCGCTGATCAATGCCTTGAAGGGACGCAAGGTGGTCAGCGTTAGTCGCACCCCCGGACATACGAAGCACTTTCAGACCATTTTCCTCACGCCACTTGTTCGCCTCTGTGATTGTCCCGGTCTTGTCTTTCCCTCGAGTACTCCGAAAAGCCTTCAAGTTCTGCTGGGCAGTTTCCCCATATCCCAATTGGCTGTTCCATACCGCTCCCTGAAGTTCCTCGGCGAACATTTGAATCTACCACAGCTTTTGCGTCTCCACCTGCCCGAGGATTACGATGAGTGGTCTGCGGTGGCCATCTCCGATGCCTGGGCATATAAGAGGGGATTCCTCACCGCCAAGGCAGCCAGGCCTGATCGTTACCGGGCCGCGAATCATATCCTTCGCATGTGCCTGGCCGGCCAACAGCTCTTGGTACTGCAGTTTTATCCGCCGGGTTTTGAGGAGCGACGAGAGTACTGGCTCCAGCATTCCGATGTGGCGGAGGTCAGGAAGTACCAGCAAGTCGAATTAGATGAGCCGGAGAGCGAGACCAACGGCGACACATCATCCGTCTGCTCGGATA CTGCCGATAGCGAGGACGAAGACGAGGACAGCTCCAATGACGAGACAAATGCTGATGAGGACGACTGCGCCATCGAGGAGGACGCACCCAGGTCTCGGAACGTGTTTGCTCTACTGGAGGACGATTAA
- the LOC120447126 gene encoding alpha-methylacyl-CoA racemase has product MPLKGIKVLEFVGLAPGPFCGKILTDFGATVTRIDKVIENPLDVLQQGKRTLSVDLKNPKGQQLVRRLAKKCDVLIEPFRPGVMEKLNLGPTDLCTANPRLIYARLTGFGQHGRLAPRAGHDINYAALSGVLSMLGRRHEKVTAPINLLADFAGGSVMCALGICLALLERHNSGKGQVVDASMVEGAAYVASWLFMSRKLDIWWRDRGDNLIDGGSYFYDTYETKDGRYMSVGALEPQFFELLKQRLELPEDVSQFGDEHQDRGRKLLTKAFLSKTQAEWSQIFEDVDACVYPVLDFREVHRHDHNKERKSFEVIEDIVAPRPAPLLSRTPGKLPKATDDAQVEWIDELDLKPHELKDLVESGVLTFPERGAKL; this is encoded by the exons ATGCCGCTGAAAGGCATCAAGGTACTAGAATTTGTGGGCTTAGCACCAGGACCATTTTGTGGCAAGATCCTAACTGATTTTGGGGCCACCGTCACCCGCATTGATAAG GTGATAGAAAACCCTTTGGATGTACTGCAGCAGGGAAAACGCACGCTAAGCGTGGATCTGAAGAACCCAAAAGGTCAGCAACTGGTGCGAAGGCTGGCCAAGAAGTGCGATGTGCTCATCGAACCCTTTCGACCGGGAGTAATGGAGAAACTAAATCTGGGTCCCACCGACTTGTGCACAGCCAATCCCCGCCTGATTTATGCCCGCCTCACGGGTTTTGGGCAGCATGGAAGACTGGCACCACGGGCTGGGCACGATATCAACTACGCTGCATTATCGGGAGTACTCTCCATGCTGGGCAGGCGCCATGAAAAAGTCACTGCGCCCATTAATCTTCTGGCCGATTTTGCTGGGGGCAGTGTAATGTGCGCTCTGGGAATTTGCCTTGCCCTCTTGGAGCGCCACAACTCGGGAAAAGGTCAAGTGGTAGATGCCTCGATGGTCGAGGGAGCTGCCTATGTGGCCAGTTGGCTGTTTATGTCCCGGAAACTGGATATTTGGTGGAGGGATCGGGGTGACAATCTCATCGACGGTGGATCGTACTTTTATGATACCTACGAAACCAAAGATGGTCGCTACATGTCCGTGGGCGCCTTGGAACCGCAGTTCTTTGAGCTGCTCAAACAGCGTTTGGAACTGCCCGAAGATGTCAGCCAGTTTGGCGACGAACATCAGGATCGGGGAAGGAAACTTCTGACTAAAGCTTTCCTTTCCAAGACCCAAGCTGAATGGTCGCAAATATttgaggatgtggatgcctGTGTCTATCCCGTTCTGGACTTCCGCGAGGTTCATAGGCACGATCACAACAAGGAGAGGAAATCGTTCGAGGTGATTGAGGATATAGTGGCGCCACGTCCCGCTCCACTGCTAAGCAGAACTCCAGGAAAGTTGCCCAAGGCAACTGATGATGCGCAGGTGGAGTGGATAGACGAATTAGATCTTAAGCCCCACGAATTAAAGGACTTGGTGGAATCGGGGGTACTTACGTTTCCAGAGAGGGGGGCCAAGCTGTAG